The following proteins are co-located in the Conyzicola lurida genome:
- a CDS encoding CpaF family protein, translated as MSHAESIITDQVRERVRRDGVDLRADRDLADRYVRDAVQRYSERALGGSMPLLADEAHTTRQIVATLTGFGALQPFFDDPEVEELWINGPNRVFIARNGVPELTGVELTDGEVRDLVERMLQSSGRRVDLSSPFVDASLPDGSRLHCVIPDVTQRHWAVNVRKFTKRIRDLQMLVALGSLTHQSAEFLRMCVLSGQNILVSGATQSGKTTMLNALLSSARPTERIVTVEETFELDLSARDRVAMQCRQPSLEGTGEITLRRLIKESLRMRPDRLVVGEVREAESLDLLIALNSGLPGMSSIHANSARDALAKLSTLPLLAGRNIDSAFVVPTVAGCIDVVVHCEIGRHGARRVVEIVTPSGQVSGSVIEASTIFAIDAGVLTATGGYPTKTAKFRTAGFDPAAILGERR; from the coding sequence ATGTCGCACGCGGAGTCGATCATCACGGACCAGGTCCGTGAGCGCGTGCGCCGTGACGGCGTCGACCTCCGGGCCGACCGCGACCTCGCCGACCGTTACGTGCGCGACGCCGTGCAGCGCTACAGCGAGCGGGCGCTCGGCGGGTCGATGCCCCTGCTCGCCGACGAAGCGCACACCACCCGGCAGATCGTGGCGACGCTCACCGGATTCGGGGCCCTGCAGCCGTTCTTCGACGACCCCGAGGTCGAAGAGCTGTGGATCAACGGTCCGAACCGTGTCTTCATCGCCCGTAACGGCGTGCCCGAGTTGACCGGTGTCGAGCTGACCGACGGCGAGGTGCGCGATCTCGTCGAGCGCATGTTGCAGTCGTCGGGACGCCGGGTCGATCTGTCGTCCCCGTTCGTCGACGCGTCGCTTCCCGACGGGTCACGTCTGCATTGCGTCATCCCGGATGTCACCCAACGGCACTGGGCCGTCAACGTCCGCAAATTCACGAAACGCATCCGCGACCTGCAGATGCTCGTCGCGCTCGGCTCGCTCACGCACCAGTCGGCCGAATTTCTGCGCATGTGCGTGCTGTCGGGCCAGAACATCCTCGTCTCGGGCGCGACACAGAGCGGCAAGACGACGATGCTCAACGCGTTGCTCTCGAGCGCCCGGCCCACCGAGCGAATAGTCACCGTCGAGGAGACCTTCGAGCTCGACCTGAGCGCGCGCGACCGGGTCGCGATGCAGTGCCGGCAACCGAGTCTCGAGGGAACCGGCGAGATCACTTTGCGCCGGCTGATCAAAGAGTCCCTGCGAATGCGGCCCGACCGCCTCGTGGTCGGCGAAGTGCGGGAGGCCGAGTCGCTCGACCTGCTGATCGCGCTCAACAGCGGGTTGCCGGGTATGTCGTCGATCCACGCGAACAGCGCCCGCGACGCCCTCGCGAAACTGTCGACGCTGCCGCTGCTCGCGGGCCGCAACATCGACTCGGCGTTCGTCGTACCGACCGTGGCCGGATGCATCGACGTGGTGGTGCACTGCGAGATCGGCCGGCACGGCGCCCGCCGCGTTGTCGAGATCGTCACCCCGAGCGGCCAGGTGAGCGGATCGGTCATCGAGGCGAGCACGATCTTCGCGATCGACGCCGGGGTGCTGACGGCCACGGGCGGGTATCCGACCAAGACGGCCAAGTTCCGTACGGCGGGGTTCGACCCGGCCGCCATTCTCGGGGAGCGGCGATGA